The segment TGGTACCGGAAGCCCTCTGGTTTCCATTTGTAGTCCGCTTGTTGTCTGAGTAGTATTGACCAATCATGTTTGAGCCGGCTTTGGTTAGATGCAGGTAAACAGTCCGTGTGGAAAGCAAGAGGCAAAACACATCGGCTGAAAATCAATCTCGGAATCCATCAGCTGTCACCTGACGACAATTTAgcattttattaactttttcaaaaaaatgtatctgcagtCATATGCacatatctgtttatagagattagccGAAATGTCTGGATCGTCTCAAGTTGCTAATTGGAAGAAGTAGTCTTGGCTCGATTATCTGGATATACGCTGGCTACACCGGAAGCCccaaaatatttgctgttgcCCCCAGAGGCAAAATTGTTGTCAGACAAATAGCCAATGGGTTCTGAGATTGCAGTGGGGGGTATAAGTGTGAGATCTGCTTATGTATTAGTAGTGCTTAaatcttttttcatttgtttgattagCTCCTGGACACCCCCACAGCTTTTATTTACATCATACTGCATCATTAAATCTcgtagtttgtttttttatttttattttgtggcaTGTCATCAGGTGGTCTGGATCAAAGGGCATGGTCACAAGAGGATTATTGTTTTGAAGAACGATATGAAAGGTAAAGCTGATGGGCATCTTTCTCACaggatgtttgatttgtttaGTCATGACACGCCTTTGATTTACACACAGACTGGAAATTATGACCTAAggctgacgtgtgtgtgtgcgtgtgtgtttgtttttagcaaGGGTAAGCTCCTCAGTCCCTAACAGCCCCCAGCcaggagaaaacacagagagccCAAGAGACAGCCCGATAAGCAACGCAGACTCTGGAGCCCATAGTCCAGGTAACACATGAcagatttattttcagtgtatataaaaatactggAAAGAAAAATTCAACagtgaaatgagaaaacaatccagatttttttttttttttttttttttttttttttttttttttttttttaaagaagggGGAAGTtcatgttaaaatgatcatcCACAGAGATCTGATACATGTATTTATCTCAACTACttctcattttatgttttactaaaaggacaaaaaataattcatgttCTCTCTTCTACCTACCAGGTGGCGATGTAGCAGCAGAGTCGGAGCTGCTGTGTCTGACATCCCCGATGGACTTGCTGTGTGGTCCTGTGCCATCCTGCCTACCGTCACCTCAGCTGCACCCAGACCCTGTCCTCCTCCAGCAGGCAGACCTGATTCACTTCGAGGAGAAAACtccaccaccacaaccacctACAGGTCAGTTATTATCTTCCATAATTTAAAGGCCTTTGGCAGGTGTTGCATTTGAAACTGGAAGATATCTGTTAATAATACATTGTTTTGTTGCACCCTTACCCCTGTTAAGGGATTAGAGTCTTTTTGCTTAAGAAATCATGTCACAGTCAAAGcaagaaagaacaaaaatacattttaatgagcACATCACACTTCTGTTTGCACCTTTCTTGTCTTTCACAAGGTGTAAGCTCAGTCTGtacttgtgtgttttcagagagtGATGAACCTGAGGCGGCAGCCGTCGCAGTCGCCAAGCCTCCACCACCCCCCTTGTCCACAGACAGTCCCAGCAGAAGAGCTACACGCAGCAGAATCAAGCTAGCTGCCAATTTCTCGTTCACAGCAGACCTCTGACCCTCtcaacacatacacatccaGTGTCACACGCACACAAAGCCACACCATTCACACATAGTGTAACTCTAAGTAGAAGAGTTGACCGGCTACACTAAACACACTACAAAGAAATGACCCCAGAAGAGCATTGACCTTTGTCCCCTCAACATCCTAACAGGCTGTTagctttcttcttctgctttcttCTTAATCTCATCGGCCatctttgttctgtttgttttctttcacaatCAGTGAGTTGCTCTGATGATGTTCACCAAGCTGTGATTTACTTCTTGCAGATTTTCTGCAATTCTCTAATTTGCCAAATTCATCCACTGTGACATATGTTTGATTTCATCTCGAGGGAAGTTAAATTATATTTCCATGAAAGTGCATCTTCAGCCACTTTGTGTCAAAGAACACTTTCCGGCTCACAGACAACAATCAGTGTAGAGTCTAAAAATGAGTTAATTGTCGCTGTGTACGGTAGAGTATTGGTTAACATTGGGAGAAAAGCTAAGGATGAGTaacttttatttacattaaatcCAAGAAATTTAGTTACTCACATTCTCAGTTTGTAGAGATGCTTTGTCATCTGTTATATTTAGAAACCTTCATGTTTACTTCTTGTATCCCCAAAGAGAGAATTTCATTTactacattcattcatttttgaaCTCATTTCAAATATCAGATATTCTGCTTTGTAGGAAGCCCCAGACATGTCAGCCAAACTGGCTGCTGTTTCATTCTTTCACTCCTAAGACTAAAGCTTTATAGATTTCTTAAGAGGTAGCTTGTCTTTGATGATATTCTCATCTTTTGTCTCCATTGTAAAGTAGCCTAAGGACAGcttttcagtttcttttgtGTTATGCAGAGTATTTAGTAGTCTGTGGAGGAGTTTTGCCTAAAAGTGTGGTGTATTTGGTGGCAATTCAATGATTGGACAGAAGAGAAAAACCAGTGTTAACTGTTCAGATAGTCTTTCTTTATTGAAAGCCGACAGTCTTTGAACAGTTAAAGTGCAGATTGAAAGGTTTTGATTGACGTTGCGACTAGCACTGCTCTCAGGAATTTTTATTCTTGTAGTATTTCGACTTAATTTATAGCAAAGATTTTGGCTCGTCTCTCTGTGGCCACTAATGAAGGCCTGAAAGGGAAGGGGGGCTCTGAAATACTCCGGCCAGGCGTGTGCTTAGGCAGCAGGATCTGAAGATATACTTTCATTGTTCGTCTTTAGCCAGCAGCCAGTACGTTTGTGTGCTTTTAGCTGTATTCTGTCTGCGTGTGGTTTACACTGGAGTAGGTGGTGTGAAATATGCATGGAGTGCATAAATGAGTTTTATGCATGGTGTAAGCCCAGGAGGAGCAGACAGGATCAGACGATGTCAAGACATTCTTTAAGATCAGTCTTTTTATTTCCACCATGTTTTAGGGGTCTTAGAGGTGGCGTCCCTGTCGCAGTTGCCGCAAAAAGTTGTCAAGGTTTTCTGAGTTAACCTTGTTGCTGGTAGGCTCCATCTGCGGCAGCGGCCACACTGCCTGAGTTGATGGGTTCGAGGGGAGCAGTAAGCCCTCCttagtttttgatttttaatgacAAGGTGAACGGTTGTGAGGGTTTTAGGGAAAAGAGGGGACGGGAGGCGGTAGGCTGTTAGCGGAGCAGCACGGGGGCTTGGGAAGCCTCCTGAGTAGACTGACGTCCACATAGAGGACCCTCTGCGGCTCTCTGGGATCTGCGTGGCTTTTACAATGGCTTGTATTTGCCACGGCACCAAAGGAATCGCTATCGTACCTCCCCGCCCCTCACGTCTCATGTTAAAGAGTTTTTACTTGCTGATGCGTGTTGGCTTTGTCCGTTTTCCTCAGTCGAGAGTGTCTACAAGACTGCTGGCTGCTGAGTTGCCATCAAATGACGTCAACTGCCCGTCAAGTTTAGCACCACGGAAGTCAAAGGgttgctgttgtttgtgttcagaGAAAAGGTTTGAAGAATGGGTAAAGAGCCCATTTCCATCAGTTTCTGTGCAGTTTCAGTGTTTACCTGTTTAGTCAGTGTTAGCAGTGTTGTTACATGAGTTTTCTGTGTCGGACTTGATTTTGACTGAAACCTTTAAAGCTGAGAGATTCCACCTGCCGACTTTGACCATTCACCAAAATAccaatcaaaatgtttttaattatggcTGTTGCAGCTCAGGTCTCTCCTGCAATATTTTACTGACGTTCTGGAAACCTATTGGATCAAGAAATAAGCAGGTCAGAATAGTTCATTTAGGATCAGTCACAAAATGTCTAAATTTAACTTACTCGGCATTACTTTTTGTCTATTTGAAGAATCCCCAGCTCTCCCTCTACAGTATCACAGTGACATCTAACTCGGATAAATAAATTTAACTTCCCCGTTTagctttctctttgttttggttaCATCAGTGAGAAGCTACTGTACCAGTCGAAATATGCACTTCTGCATAGTTTAGGTTCATGAAATGCATAATGTGAAATTAGTTGGTGGCCGGGGCTTGGATGGAGAAACGGTTGTTTCTTGGCCCGTGTTTCTTTGTACTGTACCTCACTTTGTCTTCCTTatccaatgtttttgtttgcacTATTTGTTCTACACTCTATCTACTGTTGGAAAATATTATCAATCTTTTAGTCAGGACTACAGTGTCTTTAAAACGTCTTGCCTTGTGATCAGTTTTTGTTAAGCTGCCCGACAACTGTGTCACTGTGTCCTCCCCCTGCGTTTTAAAACCTCACTGTACCAGAAGTTGCTGTAACAGTCTAACATTGTTGAAGGGACCAAAAAAAGATTTCTGTTAATAAATTTCACAAGCATCATTTCTGCCTTGCctcaatgtttgtttgtttttttttgggggggggggggggggggttgattgATCATATCAGACAAAATCAGCCAGCCTGTTCCTGAAAGATGctctttatttaaacatatatgTACAGGTAGTTTCAGCTTATTTTCTGCATATTTGTTCAATAGTCAACATTAGGACCTTCATAAATTCACTACTACTACAGAACGCTAAGTTATCAGAAGGAAGGTAAAAGTGACAAATAGCAACGCGTTGCTTGACAGGAGTCACTAAAGTCCTAAATACAATCAAACATACATCGTCTATTGGAGGCATTTACAAGAGATTTGCATTCTTTTCCTGGTGTTTCTCATAAAAACGCAAGACTAAAATCAGAGGATGCAAGGTGTTGTCAGCAATATCCAGAATAACTATACATGATGTCATACTGTACTACCACAGTCAATTATTCCCGGTAGCTGATGTCAGATGACGTTAGTATGGCCGGTGATGTGGTGACTTCGGGGGAATGAGCAAGCAGAGTagaccatttttaaaaaaggaggaaaaaaagcacCCCATGATGAGTAAAGTGTTGATATATACAGGGGTTAACCTAAATAATGAAAGTTAACTAAATCACTAGTGGAAACACTGCTACAAAGATGAGTCATGTAGGTCAGTTAGCTTGATCCTATAGAGTGCAATTACCTCCTAATAACTAAATTAGGAGGATTCTGCCTTTTTAACCACCAAAACTACAAAGACATgatgcatatttttttacaggATGGTTTTGAAAAAACATAAGTATGGTGTAAAGTGTGAATTACTTTGAAATCTGAGTCTCAGCATTTCAAAATGATCACGCTTCGCTTGCTTGATCTGAAAACAAACGGGGAACTTTTCAGTGTCCACTACCTGAGAAAAAGAACTCATCAAAACATCCCACtgaatatttgtctttttgcaCAGCACTGTATACTATGTTCATCACATTCCTACAGGTTCGTCTATGCAGTTTGTGCATTTTTATGGAACAGAAAGGagttgttgatttatttttgatgaTACAGGTGCACCTGCAGTTTGGATACAGATGATTTGGCCTCTTTGGAGCTCTGTTCATTGTCTTATATTATTTTAAGAAGCCAGACATAATGTTTgccagaccttttttttttttaaagcaaacaaatTAATATGACCCAACTTTGAATCAGTGTTTGCAGTGGTGTTTTAGTCACATATCTGTGTCAACTTAGTCAGACATTGTTTGACTCTGTATTTCATGTCCAGAacagcagatactgtagaaTCAAAGATAAGAGAAGTACACCGCTGTTCAAGCCAAAGCACAGAGTCAAAAATATCACTCAGCTCCAGTACAAAgcatattttcttcttcagttacACCAGTGTGGGGCCAGTTTTCATTGTTCGGCAgccatgttgtttgtttgaaccACGCGTGTTCATCCCTGCTGAgagaaacaacaataaaaatgctGACTTGCAGGTCTCCTGAAAGTGAAAGAGGTGCACTGGTCGGTGTTAAAGGTCTGAAATGGAGGAATAAATACCCGTTGTCAAACATGATGTGATGGtaacagatgtttgtttgttttttttcctgttgaacAGAGAACCCCAGGATTTATGAAGTTTACTTTGTGGACATTGTGCTTTACTTCTGATACATGATCATAGACCATGTTGCCACCTTGAGAAGGAATGTTgcaatatttgtcttttttaacacatttatttgatttttttaattcgCAATGTCCATGTTTCTCTGTGAAAACAAGCAGTGTTCTGCTTGTTTTCAAAAGCTCCTGCAGTATTGATTAGGGATCAGTTTCCAGGCCTGTGGCTGAAACCTTGTCACTGAAACTGTATTTACAAACCTGACTCCTGAACTGGTTTGGGTTGGGAGGCTAAACAGGGTTCTCTGAttcacaggaagtgatgaaggGCATGTGATGTGATGATAATGAGTGTGTGGGCACACGTCTCTGTCAGTTACATGACGGCACACTGGGTGGCTCCACAGCAGTCCTTAATGATGGCCACTCCTGACTTGGTGATGGATGGTTTGTTGGGAGGTGGCTCCGGAACTTGTCTCTTGGGCTTTGGAGGATctaatcatgtaaaaaaaaatagggaaGAGAAATGTTTACAACATGTAAGCGGATGTGCACAATActactgcatctctctgtttgtgATTGTTCGTCACTCACTCTGTGTGACTTTGAGCTTCTTCTCCAGAGGCATCAACTTCAGTCGGAGGAACTCGGCCATCTCTTTGTCCTCCTCTTGCTCCCTGAGTCACAGTAGAGTCACACATCAGCCATTTGAATATAATGTAATCAAATCAGGTTGGTTTTAAGTCAAAACTGAGTTTAAGTGTTTTTCAAAATTATCTTACTgtgtataaaaatgtgaaataatggAAAGTTATGCCTGAtaatcaaacaatcaaacaaattgAGCAACGAGATACGTTATTTCTGGCTACAATCATTGTTTCTATTAGGAATAAGTTCACAGTTTGGGAAAtggttaaaaatcttttttttactgtgctgCAAACTGAATAACTTACACTGCACATGGATGTAAGTTTTGAACATTTCTGGAAATATCTTCAAAGCAGTGTTTGACCTCTTTTATTACTTTAAACCTTGTTCAAAActctaaaaagacaaaatgtttgcatttcacAAGAGCACTGAGCTGTGGACTCTGAACTGGACTGAACAACTATGGTAAATGTTGAGTGATATTCTGGGTCGCTTTCAGCAAAACTGATGCTCAAATAAGTCTGTGACTTAAATGCAATATGGCTGCacctaatgattattttcattatcaattaatctaccaattattttctagattattTCATGTGGTCTGTAAAATGAGGAATGTCCACTCCAAGCTCCCAAAGCCTGTAGTCCAAAAGGCAAAGATAATCGGTTTGTCATCACAGAGAagtatgaaaacaagaaaatacacagatttGGGAAGCTGGAATCAGTGACTTTTTGCCAGTTTTGctacaaaaaacacaatgatttgattatcaaagtcattgtcgatcaactaatggactaaatgttgcagctctaaaatggAATCAtaatacatgagaggcacaaactgagaaACTTTTTTATTGCGACACAGTACAGTGTGTCATAAAGAATCGCTCTAATTGAAATAAACCATAATAACAGCATATCTAATTATTGAAATGATCATTTGCAGTTGCCCATAAACATCTCAACACTGGTGATTTAAATCCAGCCTGcgattttatattattttatatctaTCTTTTGAATTGTCTCTCTGTGGGTTATCTCTGGGTGCAGAGTCGGAGGAAGTGGAAAATGACAATGCAGAGCCGCGGCCATCAGTCAGcctccctcccacacacacgcacacacatgcacacacgcacacatcaGGCAGTGCTGTGATGATGAAGTGACCCACATCCTCCCGCCTTCAGTCAGGCTCACATTCGCTCCACACATTTACTCTAATGAGTCTCCTCCTATGTGTATGAAATGGAGAAACAAACAGTGGACGCTGCTTCATCCAACACTGTCTGTAAACAGTGAATACACAGAGACGTCACTCCTGGGTATTAACTGTGCCTGCGTATAGGAGCAAGCTCTACCTTAATCTCTCCACCTCAGCATCATCCACCAGGAAATCCCTCTTCTGCACCAGTTTATGAATCTTCAGGATCAGCTCCTCTTCCCGCTGCCTGtgcttcttgtttttttctttctctggaGGGGGAAAGGAAGAAAGTAAATGAAAGGAAGGCAAAgtcataaacaaataaatagataCCTGGAGGGAGACGCAAGCTGGCAGAACTAAAATATCAAAGCAGATTTCATGCATTCAGTTAACTGTAAATGACCTGAACAAACTGACCTTACAGCAAAGTCAGCTGGCTCTTAAACACTGAGTCACATCACAAACAGACCCTTAATTCTCCCCTCATGCATAATTTATAGTAAATAAGGCTCTGACTTAATTATGCAAATCATAGAGAgctctgtgttttgtttcatttgatgGAGGAATTTGCATTCACAGTTAGACATCCACTTTGCTTAGCTTTACTTTCCAAAACTCCAAAGTACAGAAcaagacacacataaacagaccaACCAAagtacatccacacacacactgacacatgcaCAGAGCCCCAGAGGTAGGTTGTGTCTGACGCTGCTGGTATCTAAACTACAGGAAATATCTAAACTGTAGGAAAAtggtttgaaaaatgactgcaaACATCAGCTTTTTCTCCCATATGGAAATAAAGTGGAGCAGTGCAGCTATATTGTGTATCCCCCCCGAGGGCAGGACAATCTGAGGGGGCGCATGGCTGCGGCACATAAATCCCAGTGTCAGAGGAGCGGGAGAGGCGGTGGGCTCTGTTTGTCACGTGACTCTCATTGTGCTGGAGTGAAGTCATGGGCTGCCTGAAACCCCCGACAAATGCATTCATGAGGCCCCCGGTGGCTCATGGGAATGTCAGCGAGAGCAGTTTTTGCGTGACGGTGTGCAGCGTGTGTGGCCAGTAATCCCACATGGATGGGAGGCGGACAAAAAAATAGAGACACTTTGCAATATAATGTAATCTAGTCAAGCAAACCAATGAGAACAGAGAGGTCAGATTGTCTGTATGTTTAGCCACGCTAGGGATAAcggttggttggtccaccactttggttcaatAACTCTTGGGGGATCGCCATGAAATgtgtctctccttcctctctgtgtgtgtagtctgtcctcttcccaggtctccatggtgatggaggttgCATGGCTCAGGTCCTATTCTGTTTTTGGCTGCACCTGGAAGTTGCAGACATCCTGCTGATCACATTCATCAGTTATATTATAAATCCGTTATAgttttgacatgtttgttcatgctgtatttctgtaactTATGTTtcttggtctattctgtacacacaatatGTTATTACTTGTCTGTCCGTCCTGagagagggatccctcctctgttgctcttcctgaggtttcttacattttttcccAGTTCAATTGAGGGTTCAaaagacagaggatgttgtattgctgtgcAGATTGTAAAGCCTCCTGAGGCAAAGTTGTGATATAGGactgtacaaataaatttgaaatgaaattcgGTGCATATATTCAAGGTAGAGGAAGAATCCTACTGACCCCCACCAGCAGTTCAAAGTTTTCACTCATCCTaggaaatatctcaacatgcTGGATGAATGGGTAAAAAggttgtacagacattcattgtcATTCAtcatccccagaggatgaatcctatcGACTTTGTTGACTCAACTCTCCCTCTAGTGTCACTATGAGgttcacatttatgtttttgagtaaaatgtctcaacaacttttCGATGGACTGCCCTGAAATTTGATTCAGACGTTCGTGTTCCCCACAGGATGTACTGTAATCACTTTGGTGCTCCAAATCTATCAGGTCAAAAATTTACTTTCTCTGGTTtgtgaccaaatacctgtaaaactGATGTCATTCCCATCACCCTCAGCTGTGGTTAGTGCTGATTAGCAAACATTAgaaagctaacatgctaaactaagtaTGTTAAGGATGGACATATAACTGTTTAACATCAGCACTGTCATTGTGAACACGTTAGCacttagctcaaagcaccactgtacCAAAGTACAGCTCCCAGatctgttagcatgctagtaGAGACTTGTTTTTGGAAATTTGGTAGTTTTAGTAAATTGTGGGAAGTTTTTACTCCATAATTGAATCATACAAATGGTGACTATTTTTAAGACAGATATAGTCCATTATTTTTACCCCACTTTAActgcaacataaataaataaataaaaatagaggaTTCAGTATTTTTCCGCTAGAATTTTTGTTCCTAGTAGGGTGAAGAAGGCCTTGAAACAACATTCAGACCTTCATGTTGGGAAATAAGaggaaataatagaaaatgtcaTTGAACAGTtaactgaataaatgaaaatagtaaaaacttTCTTTTTGGTGTCAGGGGTGTAAACCAATACATGAATACAAGTGAATCAACACCTTTCAGTCtgaacaaaaaattaaatacattaaatctAACATGAGCTTCATAACAGTagtatttattgcagggctgttaaACCAGATTGAATCAGTTTATCAGgcgtttctgttattttgtccacactCTGTACATCGCAGAATTGCCATGTGGTTAAAAAAACACTGCGATTGGCATGTCACTGTTTGGTTTCCTAAATCAGCTGATGAATGTCCACATGTCCCGTCGCTGCATATGAGTCCTTGAACACGACACCCGGCCCCTCCtgctcctcacacacactgacacatgatAAGGAGGCGTGTGTCCTTCTGCCGCCAGGTCCTCTGTATGTATGCCTGACgtatgtgtatatgtgataCATGTGATGTCAGTGAACCATCTCAGTATGTTGTTGCTGCAGTTCAGATACAGCCAGCACTGGAAGTTAAACCAATATTTGGTCATCTgcaccacaaacacaccacataAACATCCAGGGAGTAAAAACGAGTGTTTACAGGAATTCATTTGGTCACCTTTACCTGGAAAGCTTCCATCAGCTCATATTACCTTCACAGTGatgatgcatgtgtgtttgtgtgtgtttatctctcCGTCATAACTCTTCCATATCCCGAAGACTTACGATCAATCCTGTGTAGTTTAGTGTAACGGCACTTCCTATAAATCACCATGATGCCTGCTGAGGTTATGGGACTCTGGCGAGCTGCAAACAGAAGCACTTTCTGCCAAAAACTCTATTTTTGGTCGAGTCCGAACAGGGAGCGTGGACAGTTTTGCAAATGGAGGATCAATTCTGAATGTTTATTTCCTGAAAAGCTTACATTCTGGTTTTCTTGATGATGGTTGTTTGAGAGACAGAAggtatacgtgtgtgtgtgtgtgtgtgtgtgtgtgtttgaactgtACCTGGTACTGCAAcaatctgtctcagctcctgCTTTAAACTCATGATGTCTTTGCAGAGCTGAATATCATCCatcctagaaaaaaaaattaaatcactgGTTTCCATCAGATTAAAGAACAACAGATATCATTGGCTGCTTCCACTTTGAGAATCTTTATCTGACTGCAGTGATGTTAGATTGAGTTATATCACAGAATAAAAACTGGAAGAAGAGCAGTCATGGCTGAAAAATCTGTGCAAAGGATTTCTAGCaataaaatgatattaaaatcttttttttaatattcaatcTTGATGAGGTGAAAAtattgtaacatatatacaaacatagataaaatgtaaaatgccaAATCccaactagggctgcaactaatgattattttcatcatttaaaaaaaaagaagtaagaaaatagtattaaaaaacaacaaaaacctaGGAAAGCCACCAAATAGTCACATtcaagaaacattttttatcagaattgctgctgattatttttatgttaatcgaccagtcaattaattgactaattatttCAACTATAAATAGCAACTCAGTTTCCAGATTacttcaaatatacagtatatttggcatttctgtactgcaatttCTTATGGATATACGCCTATATAATATATTTGTGATAAATTAATATCGGCTAATATAATATAGACCCACTGATCTATCAGTCTAAAACTAAAAAGACATTGAATCCtcaatgatatttaaaaaaatgaaaagcatcAAATCGTCATATTTCAGAATTTGGTATTttttaatcgattatcaaaagtGAAAACTGCTCAGTTTATTGATCAACAAACCAGCATTAATCCTCATATTTACACTCACAAGCTGCTGAGTACAGTCCACTATTGTACCTGTCATTAAGACATCACAACCTCAGGCCCCCCGTCACACTACAGgaggatgtgtgtttgtgcagatgGAAAACATGCGACATAAATCAATCCACGCTGCTCTCTGAGCCTCCTGCAGCCCTGACATCTCAACCTCGGGGCCTCGACATGTTCCCCTCTTCTTCCCTAAatccctgcctctctctctctctctctctctctctgcgagCAGTGACAGCTACCACAGATTTAATTCTCCCTGTGATAGATCAGCCCGATGACTCATCCACagcctccttcctcctcctcctctctctgcatgTATCCACGTTGCTCTGTTTCacacctccctcctctttcttcatcCCCCTTGACCCCTCCCTTCCCATCCTCTGTTggtctctcttcctctgccttGTGTTCAACTCTCTCAATGCTATCTGTGGATTCCAGCAGCTTCTGCACTCTGACACTCCATCtgccagtttgtgtgtgtgcatgcgtgtgtgtttatgtgccgTCTCGAGCCTCACGGAGCCTGACAACAGAGACGTAAGCAATAAGCAGCGTGGCGGCCTAATGAAGCCTGTCAAGTGGGCGTGTGAACTAACATTATCAACCGAGGGAGAGATCTGAAATGTGTATCAGCTTTACCCGACACCTCGACCATCGCACTGCAGACGTTAGAGGTGTAATGACCCACAAAATACACTGTTCAGCTCGATAAGTTGCAGTGGTGAAACAGTTTAATACTGTGTCAATACAGATGCCATAAGCGCACTTTCAACAAAAACTACTATAAAACTACTAATAAACtaatgcatactgtatgttcttcaCATTATAACAAAATCAACCTGATATggtgacaaaacaagacatcgTGTCAGCTCAGCAACAACAGAACTGCACACTGAAACATACTGAAAGAGTCTGGTTCATTATGAGTGtgaaatatgtataaaatattccATCACAGTATATATGTAATTCTTATATCATGATTTATCCTGATGCTGTACATTTTGTGGAAG is part of the Thunnus albacares chromosome 3, fThuAlb1.1, whole genome shotgun sequence genome and harbors:
- the bmerb1 gene encoding bMERB domain-containing protein 1 isoform X2 produces the protein MIQYQQGTNNPGPPVQASVCCGHSDVSMAESTMSPDEIEVEMARIQRLREVLVRRESELRFMMDDIQLCKDIMSLKQELRQIVAVPEKEKNKKHRQREEELILKIHKLVQKRDFLVDDAEVERLREQEEDKEMAEFLRLKLMPLEKKLKVTQNPPKPKRQVPEPPPNKPSITKSGVAIIKDCCGATQCAVM
- the bmerb1 gene encoding bMERB domain-containing protein 1 isoform X1; translated protein: MELKKSISDTERALRSYGAVSETAWTTDKGHSDVSMAESTMSPDEIEVEMARIQRLREVLVRRESELRFMMDDIQLCKDIMSLKQELRQIVAVPEKEKNKKHRQREEELILKIHKLVQKRDFLVDDAEVERLREQEEDKEMAEFLRLKLMPLEKKLKVTQNPPKPKRQVPEPPPNKPSITKSGVAIIKDCCGATQCAVM